A window of Nicotiana tabacum cultivar K326 chromosome 24, ASM71507v2, whole genome shotgun sequence contains these coding sequences:
- the LOC107789081 gene encoding small RNA degrading nuclease 1 isoform X1: MDSKFASSAKKEVLVEIVKLAQKRQMKGSSGGWKDFLRSHDKKLGVSLSDPSKRSVDDLLAFLKTFSQEDDIKLFKKVFQCYSNRDAVEKLQKKSPDSESAEQGLVRLTFEHPQYPTDYSFPSHEEDWLVTRRTKKSNFVKSKKAMIAIDCEMVLCQDGTEALVRICAVDDKLEVKLNEFVNPNKPIADYRTEITGITAGDLDGVSCSLADVQMSMKKLLSHGTILIGHSLHNDLRALKIDHARVIDTSYVFKYRDQPSNRRPSLSNLCKSVLGFELRKKDSPHNCLDDACTAMKLVLAKIERGVDCIIPLVREEVQEPKVAKLLVHRIPVAVHSEELHKVIPGDFTLEVKQANKKGQADKYSAFVNFKNQQEANEAFEKLEGNQDKDSVGRPQKLVSFHLDSGISGVLCVCKMATNNLDIEVNPMKRSSVDEETVREPKKPRIEDQCTELKEAGAGCSQCETHVTEIERLKKELNHRDDEISNLNKLIVNLVRKQGL; the protein is encoded by the exons ATGGATTCGAAGTTTGCCTCATCAGCGAAGAAAGAG gtTCTAGTCGAAATTGTCAAGTTAGCTCAAAAGCGACAGATGAAAGGAAGTAGCGGAGGTTGGAAAGATTTTTTGAGATCACACGACAAGAAGTTAGGGGTTAGCTTGAGTGACCCGTCGAAGAGGTCCGTTGATGATCTGCTTGCGTTTTTGAAGACGTTTAGCCAAGAGGATGACATAAAG CTTTTTAAAAAGGTGTTTCAATGTTATTCCAATCGAGATGCTGTAGAGAAGCTTCAGAAAAAGTCGCCGGATAGTGAATCCGCGGAACAG GGACTGGTTCGTTTAACTTTTGAGCACCCTCAATACCCGACAGATTACTCATTTCCATCACACGAGGAG GACTGGTTAGTCACGAGAAGGACTAAAAAGTCTAATTTCGTAAAATCAAAAAAGGCAATGATTGCAATTGATTGCGAAATGGTTCTTTGCCAAGATGGAACCGAAGCTTTAGTCAGAATCTGTGCTGTGGATGATAAGTTGGAG GTTAAACTCAATGAATTTGTGAATCCAAACAAACCAATTGCAGATTACAGAACTGAGATTACTGGAATAACCGCTGGAGATTTAGATGGAGTTTCTTGTTCATTGGCTGATGTACAG ATGTCCATGAAGAAGCTATTATCACATGGAACCATATTGATTGGCCACAGTTTACACAATGACCTTCGTG CTTTGAAGATAGATCATGCAAGAGTGATTGACACATCTTATGTCTTCAAATATCGGGATCAGCCTTCTAATAGAAGACCTTCTTTAAGTAATTTGTGTAAG TCTGTGTTAGGTTTTGAACTTCGAAAGAAGGACTCTCCACATAATTGTCTGGATGATGCATGTACTGCAATGAAACTTGTTCTTGCCAAGATTGAACGTGGAGTTGATTGTATCATACCGTTAGTTCGTGAGGAG GTGCAAGAGCCCAAGGTGGCAAAGCTACTTGTCCACAGAATACCAGTGGCTGTTCATAGCGAAGAGTTACACAAAGTTATTCCTGGAGACTTTACCTTAGAAGTTAAG CAGGCTAATAAAAAAGGGCAAGCAGACAAGTATTCTGCCTTCGTCAATTTCAAAAATCAGCAAGAGGCAAATGAGGCATTTGAAAAGCTTGAAGGCAACCAAGATAAG GATTCTGTGGGACGGCCACAAAAGCTCGTTTCATTTCATCTTGATTCCGGTATATCAGGGGTTTTGTGTGTTTGTAAGATGGCCACCAATAACTTAGATATAGAGGTTAACCCAATGAAGAGGTCATCTGTAGATGAAGAGACCGTGAGAGAGCCAAAGAAACCGAGAATAGAAGACCAATGTACGGAGCTCAAGGAGGCTGGTGCAGGTTGTAGTCAGTGTGAAACTCACGTGACGGAGATTGAGAGGCTAAAGAAAGAATTAAACCACAGAGATGATGAAATCTCCAACTTGAACAAACTCATTGTTAACCTTGTGAGAAAACAAGGATTGTAA
- the LOC107789081 gene encoding small RNA degrading nuclease 1 isoform X2, with amino-acid sequence MDSKFASSAKKEVLVEIVKLAQKRQMKGSSGGWKDFLRSHDKKLGVSLSDPSKRSVDDLLAFLKTFSQEDDIKLFKKVFQCYSNRDAVEKLQKKSPDSESAEQGLVRLTFEHPQYPTDYSFPSHEEDWLVTRRTKKSNFVKSKKAMIAIDCEMVLCQDGTEALVRICAVDDKLEVKLNEFVNPNKPIADYRTEITGITAGDLDGVSCSLADVQMSMKKLLSHGTILIGHSLHNDLRALKIDHARVIDTSYVFKYRDQPSNRRPSLSNLCKSVLGFELRKKDSPHNCLDDACTAMKLVLAKIERGVDCIIPLVREEVQEPKVAKLLVHRIPVAVHSEELHKVIPGDFTLEVKANKKGQADKYSAFVNFKNQQEANEAFEKLEGNQDKDSVGRPQKLVSFHLDSGISGVLCVCKMATNNLDIEVNPMKRSSVDEETVREPKKPRIEDQCTELKEAGAGCSQCETHVTEIERLKKELNHRDDEISNLNKLIVNLVRKQGL; translated from the exons ATGGATTCGAAGTTTGCCTCATCAGCGAAGAAAGAG gtTCTAGTCGAAATTGTCAAGTTAGCTCAAAAGCGACAGATGAAAGGAAGTAGCGGAGGTTGGAAAGATTTTTTGAGATCACACGACAAGAAGTTAGGGGTTAGCTTGAGTGACCCGTCGAAGAGGTCCGTTGATGATCTGCTTGCGTTTTTGAAGACGTTTAGCCAAGAGGATGACATAAAG CTTTTTAAAAAGGTGTTTCAATGTTATTCCAATCGAGATGCTGTAGAGAAGCTTCAGAAAAAGTCGCCGGATAGTGAATCCGCGGAACAG GGACTGGTTCGTTTAACTTTTGAGCACCCTCAATACCCGACAGATTACTCATTTCCATCACACGAGGAG GACTGGTTAGTCACGAGAAGGACTAAAAAGTCTAATTTCGTAAAATCAAAAAAGGCAATGATTGCAATTGATTGCGAAATGGTTCTTTGCCAAGATGGAACCGAAGCTTTAGTCAGAATCTGTGCTGTGGATGATAAGTTGGAG GTTAAACTCAATGAATTTGTGAATCCAAACAAACCAATTGCAGATTACAGAACTGAGATTACTGGAATAACCGCTGGAGATTTAGATGGAGTTTCTTGTTCATTGGCTGATGTACAG ATGTCCATGAAGAAGCTATTATCACATGGAACCATATTGATTGGCCACAGTTTACACAATGACCTTCGTG CTTTGAAGATAGATCATGCAAGAGTGATTGACACATCTTATGTCTTCAAATATCGGGATCAGCCTTCTAATAGAAGACCTTCTTTAAGTAATTTGTGTAAG TCTGTGTTAGGTTTTGAACTTCGAAAGAAGGACTCTCCACATAATTGTCTGGATGATGCATGTACTGCAATGAAACTTGTTCTTGCCAAGATTGAACGTGGAGTTGATTGTATCATACCGTTAGTTCGTGAGGAG GTGCAAGAGCCCAAGGTGGCAAAGCTACTTGTCCACAGAATACCAGTGGCTGTTCATAGCGAAGAGTTACACAAAGTTATTCCTGGAGACTTTACCTTAGAAGTTAAG GCTAATAAAAAAGGGCAAGCAGACAAGTATTCTGCCTTCGTCAATTTCAAAAATCAGCAAGAGGCAAATGAGGCATTTGAAAAGCTTGAAGGCAACCAAGATAAG GATTCTGTGGGACGGCCACAAAAGCTCGTTTCATTTCATCTTGATTCCGGTATATCAGGGGTTTTGTGTGTTTGTAAGATGGCCACCAATAACTTAGATATAGAGGTTAACCCAATGAAGAGGTCATCTGTAGATGAAGAGACCGTGAGAGAGCCAAAGAAACCGAGAATAGAAGACCAATGTACGGAGCTCAAGGAGGCTGGTGCAGGTTGTAGTCAGTGTGAAACTCACGTGACGGAGATTGAGAGGCTAAAGAAAGAATTAAACCACAGAGATGATGAAATCTCCAACTTGAACAAACTCATTGTTAACCTTGTGAGAAAACAAGGATTGTAA